A window of the Dickeya dianthicola NCPPB 453 genome harbors these coding sequences:
- a CDS encoding AraC family transcriptional regulator has translation MEVKIVTFPETKVVAVEHLGSPALEYDTVKKLVAWKLENRLLDQLKYRSYGIHYTNPRITPPTEHRVDFCLSFDKDVGPNPFGIRNMVIPELRCAVARDIGSRSNNKAAVYLYETWLSQCGETPSDFPIFFHYVNVGPSVREEEMITDVYLPLN, from the coding sequence ATGGAAGTCAAAATTGTCACATTCCCGGAAACAAAGGTTGTTGCTGTTGAACACCTCGGGTCGCCAGCACTTGAATATGACACGGTGAAAAAGCTAGTCGCTTGGAAGCTCGAAAACAGACTATTAGATCAGTTGAAGTACCGAAGCTACGGCATACACTACACAAATCCACGTATCACGCCGCCTACCGAACACCGTGTTGACTTCTGCCTATCCTTTGACAAAGACGTTGGCCCCAATCCTTTCGGTATTCGGAACATGGTAATTCCTGAACTTCGTTGTGCTGTTGCAAGAGATATTGGTTCCCGCTCAAACAACAAGGCCGCCGTCTATCTCTACGAAACATGGTTGTCTCAATGTGGCGAAACCCCCAGTGATTTCCCAATCTTCTTCCACTACGTCAATGTCGGTCCGAGTGTGCGAGAAGAGGAAATGATTACCGATGTTTATTTGCCGTTAAACTGA
- a CDS encoding SDR family NAD(P)-dependent oxidoreductase: MVRNAVAEAHRHFGRLDVVLNNAGYAFVGAIEQARLEDVKAEFETNFFGALRVIQAALPILRSQNCGHILGVSSVAGIVAGPMTGFYNASK; the protein is encoded by the coding sequence CTGGTCCGGAATGCTGTTGCTGAGGCCCACCGGCATTTCGGCCGACTTGATGTCGTGCTGAACAATGCCGGTTATGCCTTCGTCGGCGCGATTGAACAAGCTCGGCTGGAAGACGTGAAGGCTGAGTTCGAGACCAACTTTTTTGGGGCGCTGCGGGTCATCCAGGCGGCATTGCCGATCCTGCGTAGCCAGAACTGCGGGCACATTCTCGGCGTATCGAGCGTCGCGGGTATCGTGGCCGGCCCCATGACGGGTTTCTACAATGCCTCCAAGTGA
- a CDS encoding oxidoreductase, translating into MFNKGKKTALVTGASSGMGKAIAKRLIQDGYQVYVAARSVDKMADLAKLGAQPLRMDVSRDEEIVAGVDTILAQTGGVDVLVNNAGFGLYGPVEEISIDEARYQFEVNVFGAARLTQLLLPSMRAKRSGYIVNITSMGGKMYSALGAWYHATKHALEGWSDCLRLEVVEFGIKVVIVEPGVIETGFGDGATESIVKRSAEGPYGRMVKMVAKSIKQTYGHGTGSDPSVIADVVSKAVASSNPRTRYAVGKFARMLLRMRVWLGDRMFDRIILSQTR; encoded by the coding sequence ATGTTCAACAAAGGAAAGAAAACTGCTCTGGTTACCGGTGCATCGTCGGGCATGGGCAAGGCCATCGCCAAACGCCTGATTCAGGATGGCTACCAGGTCTATGTCGCCGCACGCAGCGTCGACAAGATGGCCGACTTGGCCAAGTTGGGCGCCCAGCCCTTGCGCATGGACGTCTCCAGGGATGAGGAGATCGTAGCCGGCGTTGACACCATCCTCGCCCAGACAGGCGGCGTGGACGTGTTGGTCAACAACGCGGGCTTTGGCCTGTACGGGCCGGTGGAAGAAATCAGCATCGACGAAGCGCGTTACCAGTTCGAAGTCAATGTCTTCGGCGCTGCACGGCTCACGCAATTACTGCTGCCATCGATGCGCGCCAAGCGTTCCGGGTACATCGTCAACATCACCTCAATGGGCGGGAAAATGTATAGCGCCCTGGGGGCTTGGTACCACGCGACCAAGCATGCGCTGGAAGGTTGGTCGGACTGCCTGCGCCTGGAAGTTGTCGAGTTCGGCATCAAGGTCGTGATCGTTGAGCCAGGCGTGATCGAAACGGGCTTCGGCGATGGCGCCACCGAGAGCATCGTCAAGCGTTCGGCCGAGGGCCCTTACGGACGAATGGTGAAGATGGTCGCCAAATCGATTAAGCAGACCTACGGCCACGGCACGGGGAGCGATCCGAGCGTGATTGCAGACGTTGTCTCCAAGGCTGTCGCCAGCAGCAATCCGCGCACGCGCTATGCAGTCGGCAAGTTCGCCAGGATGCTGCTCCGCATGCGTGTATGGCTCGGCGATCGCATGTTCGACCGCATCATTCTTAGCCAGACCCGCTGA
- a CDS encoding START domain-containing protein, whose product MTIKHYVFPAVMVAGLLMGQPSFAQGDWSLVKDAEGIKVYVRNVEGSPLREFRGEAQLKATPEDVVKVLRDADAFRKWMPDVAASELLKATDTEQFHYLDNKAPWPVANRDGVYHFTYSKAGDGTVTIRVEAVPDYMPPREGKVRIPQANGQWKLVPISDGVNVTYQMHASPGGSIPNWLANQTVVDTPYGTLKALRSYLQRAR is encoded by the coding sequence ATGACCATCAAACACTACGTATTCCCCGCCGTCATGGTGGCCGGCCTGCTCATGGGCCAACCGTCTTTCGCACAGGGCGATTGGTCGCTGGTCAAGGACGCCGAAGGCATCAAGGTCTATGTGCGCAATGTCGAGGGTTCTCCTCTGCGCGAGTTCCGGGGCGAAGCTCAACTGAAGGCCACTCCTGAGGACGTGGTCAAGGTCTTGCGGGACGCCGATGCCTTTCGCAAGTGGATGCCGGATGTAGCCGCCTCGGAACTGCTCAAAGCCACCGACACTGAGCAATTCCATTACCTGGACAACAAGGCGCCTTGGCCAGTGGCGAACCGCGATGGCGTCTACCACTTCACCTATTCGAAGGCTGGCGATGGCACGGTCACTATCCGAGTAGAGGCTGTTCCTGACTACATGCCTCCGCGCGAAGGCAAGGTACGCATTCCTCAGGCGAATGGCCAATGGAAACTGGTGCCCATCAGTGACGGTGTGAACGTTACCTACCAGATGCATGCGTCTCCTGGCGGCTCCATTCCCAACTGGCTGGCCAACCAGACCGTGGTGGACACACCCTATGGAACGCTCAAGGCGCTGAGAAGCTATCTGCAGAGAGCCCGCTGA
- a CDS encoding AraC family transcriptional regulator has protein sequence MQNKTFPVGIGWQALLKDFGLQPSRVLRRAGLPEDLLSRRRHGLSTEDYFRFWRSLEAEAGDVMFPLRIVEAVSAESFDPPLFAALCSANLMQAVQRLAKYKQLVAPMSLEVGVGKAGELTVSPHWLSVQTDVPYSLQVAEIAFFLRLARLATREPVKALRVTLPKLPPSAYARRYENFFGAPVQHGERPSITFAAADILRPFLTVNEDMWRVFEPGLRRRLSELDAAATTAERVRAVLLELLPSNAATIEKTAERLGLSKRTLQRRLEDEGENFRALVNATRESLVRHYLGNTTMSGGEIAFLLGFEDPNSFYRAFQDWTGQTPDSARHAMRLN, from the coding sequence ATGCAAAACAAAACCTTTCCGGTGGGCATCGGCTGGCAAGCTTTGCTGAAGGACTTTGGCCTTCAGCCTAGTCGCGTGTTACGTCGGGCCGGGCTTCCTGAAGACTTGCTGTCCCGTAGAAGACATGGGCTCTCCACGGAAGACTATTTCCGTTTCTGGCGCTCCTTGGAGGCTGAAGCCGGTGATGTCATGTTTCCCTTGCGCATCGTCGAAGCGGTCTCGGCCGAGTCTTTTGATCCGCCCCTGTTCGCAGCCTTGTGCAGTGCAAATCTGATGCAGGCGGTACAACGCCTCGCCAAGTACAAGCAGCTCGTGGCTCCCATGAGCCTGGAGGTGGGCGTGGGTAAGGCGGGGGAACTGACAGTGTCGCCTCACTGGTTGTCGGTACAGACCGATGTGCCGTATTCGCTGCAAGTTGCCGAGATCGCATTTTTCTTGCGACTGGCCAGACTCGCGACCCGCGAGCCCGTCAAAGCACTTCGGGTAACACTTCCAAAGCTTCCCCCCAGCGCTTACGCCCGACGTTACGAGAACTTCTTCGGCGCGCCCGTGCAACACGGGGAGCGCCCAAGTATTACGTTCGCCGCCGCAGACATCTTGCGTCCATTTCTCACGGTCAACGAAGACATGTGGCGCGTGTTCGAGCCCGGCCTTCGCCGCCGGCTCAGCGAACTCGATGCGGCTGCGACAACGGCGGAACGTGTGCGGGCTGTCTTGCTGGAGCTACTGCCCAGCAATGCGGCCACTATCGAGAAAACGGCTGAGCGCCTGGGGCTGAGCAAGCGCACTTTGCAGCGTCGTCTTGAAGACGAGGGTGAGAACTTTCGCGCCCTGGTCAATGCTACCCGCGAGAGCTTGGTGCGCCACTACTTGGGAAACACCACGATGTCGGGTGGAGAGATTGCCTTTTTGCTCGGCTTCGAAGATCCCAATTCCTTCTATCGCGCATTCCAGGACTGGACCGGGCAGACGCCTGATAGCGCCCGTCATGCCATGCGCCTGAATTGA
- a CDS encoding LysR family transcriptional regulator: METLANLESFVRSAESGSFSAAARRLSLTPGAISRNVAQLERNLGVRLFQRSTRGLTLSEAGEHFLRSVQGGLDSIQSAIADIMVNAGQPAGVLKLSTAPGFGRDYLLPLMPAFLERYPAVTPDWYFDNQPVDMIAGGFDVAIGGGFELSPGVVARTLGQIHLIAVASPAFLRGKRRPNDPAELAELAGVAMRSSLNGRIRTWIMRNSAGTEMAAAQKHVMTVNDPDALCHAILLGLGVGLVAVMHAAPHLENGALERLLPDWHCNLGALSLYFTSQKLLPAKTRAFVDFVTEAFQAQKLAQVLSIR, from the coding sequence ATGGAAACGCTCGCCAACCTGGAGTCCTTTGTCCGCAGCGCCGAGAGCGGTAGTTTTTCGGCCGCCGCGCGCCGACTTTCACTGACGCCGGGGGCGATCAGCCGCAACGTCGCCCAGCTGGAACGTAACCTCGGCGTACGCCTGTTCCAGCGCAGCACACGGGGGCTTACCTTGAGCGAAGCGGGCGAGCATTTCTTGCGTTCGGTGCAGGGTGGCCTAGACAGCATCCAGAGCGCGATTGCCGACATTATGGTGAATGCCGGGCAACCGGCAGGAGTCCTCAAGTTGAGTACGGCGCCCGGTTTTGGCCGGGATTACCTGTTACCCCTCATGCCGGCCTTTCTCGAACGCTATCCGGCGGTGACGCCGGACTGGTACTTCGATAATCAGCCGGTGGACATGATTGCCGGCGGTTTCGATGTCGCCATCGGCGGCGGTTTCGAGCTGTCGCCCGGCGTGGTGGCGCGCACGCTCGGACAAATACATCTGATTGCGGTGGCATCGCCGGCCTTCCTGCGCGGCAAACGCCGGCCCAACGATCCGGCCGAACTTGCCGAACTCGCTGGTGTGGCGATGCGTTCATCATTGAATGGCCGCATCCGCACGTGGATCATGCGGAACAGCGCCGGGACCGAGATGGCGGCAGCGCAAAAGCACGTGATGACGGTCAACGATCCGGACGCGCTCTGCCATGCCATCTTGCTGGGCCTTGGCGTCGGACTGGTTGCCGTGATGCATGCCGCCCCGCATCTGGAAAATGGCGCCTTGGAGCGCTTGCTTCCGGACTGGCATTGCAATCTCGGCGCACTGTCGCTGTACTTCACCAGCCAGAAACTGCTACCTGCCAAGACGCGCGCCTTTGTCGATTTCGTCACTGAGGCGTTTCAGGCGCAGAAGTTGGCGCAAGTGTTGTCAATCAGATAG
- a CDS encoding NADPH-dependent F420 reductase translates to MKIGIIGSGGLGSNVARALAKKGIAATISNSRGPASLAGLVAELGPAITAGTVAEAASADIVLVAVRWESLPEVLSGMPAWNDRIVIDGTNPVEFLDPDAPKDPTNPLADWGIKAIDLGGKHSSAVFRELVPGARVVKAFNHLEVNALTQAEVSGGARVQFFSGDDAAAKAEVRQLLEAMGYFAVDLGTLDVGGPLAQLPFGPLAAINFIKI, encoded by the coding sequence ATGAAAATAGGTATCATCGGTTCAGGCGGCCTCGGCTCCAATGTCGCACGCGCTCTTGCCAAGAAAGGCATTGCAGCAACCATTTCGAATAGCAGAGGGCCGGCTTCTCTAGCTGGGCTGGTTGCGGAGTTGGGACCAGCGATCACAGCGGGAACCGTGGCAGAAGCAGCGAGCGCGGACATCGTGTTGGTGGCAGTGCGCTGGGAGTCTCTGCCTGAAGTGTTGTCTGGCATGCCCGCCTGGAACGACCGAATTGTCATTGATGGCACCAATCCGGTCGAGTTTCTTGATCCGGATGCACCGAAGGATCCGACCAATCCGCTCGCGGATTGGGGCATTAAGGCGATTGATCTGGGTGGCAAGCACTCCAGCGCGGTGTTCAGGGAATTGGTGCCTGGCGCACGGGTTGTTAAAGCCTTCAATCATCTCGAAGTGAATGCGCTTACTCAGGCCGAGGTTTCCGGGGGGGCGCGTGTCCAGTTCTTTTCCGGTGACGACGCTGCGGCGAAAGCCGAAGTTCGCCAGCTACTCGAAGCGATGGGCTACTTTGCAGTAGACCTTGGAACGCTAGATGTGGGTGGCCCCTTGGCTCAACTCCCGTTTGGTCCGCTGGCAGCGATCAATTTCATCAAGATCTGA
- a CDS encoding YybH family protein: MNPSSVSSSADDRAVVQAVPLAYFSALRDRNIGALLAMYSEGGELSAPFMLPAAGASALRTTYENLFKAVRFEMTHKVDAVTIMSPTWALVRTSSTGSTITLATGEARRSAFEELFVLRKDDDGKWRIARYMTTPTT, encoded by the coding sequence ATGAATCCTTCTTCCGTTTCAAGTTCGGCCGACGATAGAGCGGTTGTCCAGGCCGTCCCATTAGCATACTTCAGCGCGCTCCGCGACCGTAACATTGGCGCCCTGCTCGCAATGTACAGCGAGGGTGGCGAACTGAGTGCGCCATTCATGCTGCCGGCTGCAGGTGCATCGGCTTTGCGCACTACGTACGAGAATCTGTTCAAAGCAGTTCGATTCGAGATGACGCACAAAGTCGATGCCGTGACGATCATGTCACCGACGTGGGCCCTTGTCCGCACAAGTTCCACTGGGAGCACCATTACGCTGGCAACCGGTGAGGCTCGGCGTTCAGCCTTTGAAGAGTTGTTTGTCCTTCGGAAGGATGACGACGGCAAGTGGCGTATTGCGAGGTATATGACTACGCCGACCACCTAA
- a CDS encoding transposase has product MLTKKFHYFSSTQVAEDPLYHQRWRIEEAFKRLKHRLNLEHVSGLSQLSVMQDFAAKVLCDNLQALACLAAAAEEPLPEGRRINHAYPHRKGQLKERKSSHKPHKHLSNRAC; this is encoded by the coding sequence TTGTTAACTAAAAAGTTTCATTATTTTTCTTCCACCCAAGTTGCGGAAGACCCCCTCTATCACCAACGATGGCGCATTGAAGAAGCCTTCAAACGCTTGAAGCATCGCCTGAATTTGGAACACGTTTCTGGGTTGTCGCAACTGTCCGTGATGCAGGATTTTGCTGCCAAAGTGTTATGCGACAACTTGCAAGCCTTGGCTTGTCTCGCTGCAGCTGCGGAAGAACCACTGCCTGAGGGACGTCGAATTAATCATGCCTACCCTCATCGAAAGGGGCAGTTAAAAGAAAGAAAATCCTCGCACAAGCCACATAAACACTTAAGCAATAGGGCGTGCTAG